ATGCACTTGCCGCAGGTACAGTAACGGACTATCACTTGCGGATTCAATTTCCGGTTCATCCCCGTCTTACCATCCGTTACGGGGAGGTGAGTTCCATTGATTTGGATAGCAAAATCGTTACAATGGAGCCTGACGAAACGGTGTCTTATGACATTCTAGCCATTGCGCTAGGCTGTACTGACAATTACCATAACATCCCTGGGGCTGATCAATACACTTGCAGTATCCAGACCTTTGCAGGGACTCGGGAGACTTATCAACGCTTAAACGATGTGAAGCCTTATGGAACGATAAACATTGTTGGCGGTGGACTAAGTGGAGTGGAATTGGCGGCAGAGCTTCGGGAGAGCCGACCAGATCTTAATATTGCTATTCTGGATCGCGGTGAACGTGTCTTGTCTGCTTTTCCGGCAAAGCTGTCACAGTACGTGGAAGAATGGTTTCATCACCATCAAGTACAGACGCTGGGACGTGTCTCTGTATCCCACGTTGAGAAAGATGCGCTTTTTAACGGTACAGAAGAAATTCTTTCAGATGTTACGGTATGGACAGCAGGGATTCAACCCGTGAAGGTTGTTCAGGAATTAACAGTACCGAAGGATCGTGGAGGACGGATCATTCTGGACGAGTATTATCGTATACCTGATTATCCGGAAGTGTATGTGATTGGCGACTGTGCCAGCCTGCCATTCGCTCCAAGCGCACAAGCTGCAGGAGCGCAGGGTGAGCAGGTTGCTCAGGTAATTCAAGCCTTATGGCGCGGCGAGACCCCTAAGCTTCATGCTATTCGTCTGAAGGGTACCTTAGGCTCACTAGGCAAGAAAGCTGGATTTGGTCTGATGGGCCAACGCTCCGTTAAAGGACGGGTTCCACGTATTCTCAAGAGCGGTGTGCTCTGGATGTCGAAACGCACTTTAGGATAAACCTAAGGGCTGCTCTATTCCGTATTTATAACGGAAAAGAGCAGCCCTTTATTTTTAAAAATAAATTATATGTTGCGCGACTACTTAGTCAAGGTCTATATTGAACCAAGCCTCTAGCTCTTTGATTTTGGCAGAAATCTTTTCTTCTAGCTCGTCAACAGTATCTGCTGCAACGATGTCTCCTTCGACCATGGCGAAAGGTGTTAAATAACATTCCCCACAATTGTTCAGGCATCCGTATTCGATTACATCGTAATCGGGATTTTCTTCCAGCTTATGCATTAGTTTGTCTGTTCCGTGACCCATGTTACTGGCACAAAATTCAATAATTGGTCTCATGATGATCTCCCTGTTCCGCCTAACCATTTTATTTTTTAACTTTTTGTACTATAATGAACTTACGAAAGGAGTGATTGAGAAATGAGTGAGAATGCACAAAGCACCGAAATGTATGATGAAGTATTGGAAGTGCTGGATAAGCTTCGTCCGTTCCTACAACGCGATGGCGGCGACGTTGAACTAGTTGATGTAGAAGACGGCATCGTTAAGTTGAAACTTATGGGTGCCTGCGGCAGCTGCCCAAGCTCCACGATCACCTTGAAAGCCGGGATTGAACGCGCTCTTCTTGAAGAAGTAGAAGGCGTACAAGAAGTTATGCAAGTATTCTAATCCCATTCAATATCATTCCCGATCTTCCTCTTCAGGAGATCGGGATTTTCTTATTATAGTGGATTTACCCTTCTCCTACAACATACAGCATAAAACCCGCATGCCATTAGGCAGCGGGTTTTATGCTGTAATTAGAGAGTAAGCTAGCTCTCTGTCTTAAAATGCTGGAATGATCGAGCCTTTGTACTGCTCTTCAATGAACGCTTTCGCTTCTGGAGAATTCAGTGCAGCGGCAAGCTTTTTGATTGCATCGGAATCTTTATTATCAGGACGAGCTACGAGGATGTTAGCATAAGGGGAATCCGTACCCTCGATGAACAAAGCATCTTTAGTAGGAACCAGATCAGCTTCCAAAGCATAGTTAGTGTTAATCAATGCAAGATCCACTTCATCTAATTGACGACCTAACATTGCAGCATCTAGCTCGATGATTTTAAGGTTTTTCTTATTTTCAGTGATATCTGCTTGGGTAGATGTGATGTTGGTATCATCTTTCAAAGAAATCAGTCCATTTTTGGCAAGCAGGATTAGTGCACGACCACCGTTTGTAGCATCATTCGGGATGGCAACTTTCGCACCATCAGCCAATTCGTCGATGGATTTGATTTTTTTGGAATAAGCACCAAAAGGTTCAACATGAACAGCTGTTACGGATACTAGATCCGAACCGTTCTTTTGATTCTGGTCATCTAGGTAAGGCTGATGTTGGAAGAAGTTAGCATCCAGGTTCTTCTCTGAAAGCTGAACGTTTGGTTGAACATAGTCAGTAAATTCTTTGATTTCCAAAGTAATTCCTTGAGCTTCAAGCAATGGAGCAATAGCTTTTAGAATCTCTGCGTGTGGAACAGGTGAAGCACCGACCACCAATTTCACTGGTTCTGTAGTTGATCCATTTGCAGCACCGTTGTCTGGCGCACTAGTGGCAGCCGAGTTAGAAGCATTATTGTTATTGCCGCAAGCAGCCAGCACCACAACCAGTGTCAGACTAAAAAAAGTAAGTAGTAATTTTTTCATTTTAAATCCCCCTCTTATCCTTGGTATTTGTATGAATAAGGCTATATATGGACGTACCTTATTTCCGTGTGAAATGTCGTACTAGCCGATCACCGGCCATTTGTAGCAATTGCACCAGTATGACCATCAAGACTACTGAGATAATCATAACTTCCTTCTCATAACGGTAATATCCGTAACGGATTGCTAGATCCCCTAGACCACCGCCGCCTACCATCCCAGACATTGCCGTATAGGAAACCAGTGTGACCAGTGTGATCGTAACTCCAGCGAGCAGACCTGGACGAGCCTCTGGCAAAAGAACGCGCAAAACGATCTGATTCGTAGATGCTCCCATCCCTTGCGCCGCTTCGATTACTCCGCGATCTACTTCTCTTAACGCCGTTTCCACCAAGCGAGCAAAGAATGGAGCTGCACCAATTACCAGCGGTGGGATCGTACCGAGTACTCCGATAGAAGTTCCAACAACGGCTTTGCTAAATGGAATTAATGCTACCATCAAAATGATAAACGGTACGGATCGTAAGATGTTTACAACGAATGATAAGACCGAGTAAATTACTCTGATTACTATACTATTCGATCTTCCCCATAAATACAATAGAATTCCGAGTGGTAAACCAAGAATAATTGTGAACATTCCGGAAAATATTAACATTTGCAAGGTAGCAACCGTAGCATCCATCATTTCTTGCCAGTTTAAGTCTGCGAAATTCATTACGAAATCACCTCCACTTCAAGACCTTGAGCGGTTAGTTCGGCTATTGTCACAGCAATCGCTTCAGCTGGACCCTCGAACCTTACAATCATTTGTCCATAAGGTACGTCTTTAATCGTTGAAATGGTGCCGTGCAAAATGGCAAAGCTAACACCTGTTTCTCGTACTACATTGGAAAGTGCGGAGCCGTAGGTCTTTTCTCCGAAAAAAGTAATTTTGACGGCCTGAGAGTTGTCCCCAGCAGCAGCGTCAAGCGCCGTACGAAGGGGTCCCTCATTCTGTGACTCACTACGGATGAAATCGCGAGTAACTTCATGCTGCGGCTTTAAGAATACCTCCGTAACTTTACCTTGCTCAACGATACCACCACCATGAATAACCGCAACACGATCGCAGATACTCTGAATCACGTGCATTTCGTGAGTGATCAGCACAATAGTCAGATGGAACCGTTTATTAATATCGAGCAATAGCTTAAGGATAGAGTCTGTCGTTTGTGGATCAAGCGCAGAGGTTGCCTCGTCACATAGCAGCACATCAGGATCGCTGGCAAGTGCCCGTGCGATGCCGACCCGTTGCTTTTGCCCTCCTGATAACTGAGATGGATATTTATCCCGGTGTTCTTCAAGCCCTACTAGGGCAAGCAAGTCTTTTACTTTTGTATCAATAGCTGCTCTCGAAGTGCCTGTGAGTCGCAGAGGAAAAGCAATATTATCGTACACTGTCGCAGATGATAGCAGATTGAAATGTTGAAAAATCATCCCAATTTTGCGCCGCTGTTCCTGCAGCTGACCTTGGGTAAGCTTAGTTAGTTCAATACCATCGACCCAAACTTCCCCTTCTGTCGGGCGCTCCAACAAATTAATGCAACGGATCAATGTGCTTTTTCCCGCCCCTGAATGCCCAATGACTCCGAATATTTCACCTTTCTCGATAGACAGATTCAATCCGGAAAGTGCTGTGGCCGCATGGCTGCCTTTTCCATATACCTTTGTTATTCCTTTTAGATTAATCAACGATCATCGCCCCCTTTATATTTCACTTATTCCATACAAAAAAAACCTCCGACGATCGATGCAGATCGCAAGAGGCTCTGTGTGTTTATTTAGACAATGCCTTCTCATCTGCCAACGACCACAAGCCTTGCGTCATTGTAGGAATTAGCACCATGACATTTGTACATAACGCTTATCGCGCTGTATACAAATCGGTTGCCGGGCTTCATCGGGCCTATCCCTCCGCCACTCTCGATAAGATATAGAGTATGAAATTTATGTTTGAATTTGTATAGACTTTAATGCAAGCATAAGTATAGTAAGTTTCTTGTTTTTTGTCAAAAGGAAATATATTGAACGCTTATGATTTTACCCGATTTGGCTTGCTTATTTCCTTACGCAACTGCTCATTGCTGTAGCTATATGCTGCGATTAACGTCTTACAGTTCATTTCGAGGGATTGCTTTAAATCCTCTAGATGGCTATCTAAATCCTCAAGCTGAATTTTGTCATGCAAGCCTTGATGTCGCTGCCATAAATCATCCTGCATTTCAGAATTCATATAATGAATTTCAGCATTTCTGCGCTTGCGTAGATTCTCCAGTGGATCACGATAAGAGTTCTTGATCTGTTCCAATTGATCCGCTAATGCTGGATGCACATTCAATAGTTGAAGTTGACGCAGCACTGTAAAATAAGAAAAGTGCGTTTTTAATTTGGAAGTTTTGAGGTCATAGAAATGATTCAGCACCGTTCCAAGCTTGTCCAGAAGAGAGAACACACGAATAAATCCATCTTTATAAAAATAAACATACCGCGCATAATCGCCTTGTTCCACTGGTGACATATCATCCATATAACCGGCGATTACCGATTTTCGGTAAAAAGCTGCAGCGAACCAGCTTTGCTCCAATTCATCCAATGAGGAGATCAACCCACGTGTCCAAATCTCCAGCTTGCGGTATTCGTGGTCATTATCCTCATGGGCGTTCATTTCCTTGCGCAGTAAAGCTGCAAAAGTGGCCATATTCTCCATCGCATCAGCCAATACACCGCTGTTCTTTCGAGGCGGCTCTCCAAGTATAACCCGCAGCATATCCAGTCCTCCTAAAGTTTTGTCCAGCACCACGATATACCGATTTCCACTTTATTATTCCGCAGGTAAAGCGACTCTATCCGCGAAGGGAACTTTCTACCAAGGGGTTACAACGGTGTCATTGGGTTCGTTGGATTTTTTTCAACAACGACATTTCTCGCGCTACTCAGCTGCCAGACTCTTACGCTCATATAACATAAAACACCAAACAAACAAGCAATCAACAAAATATGAGCCAAAGCGGCAAATATGTACAATCTTTCATTATCTAATGTGTAAACAACTGCAGCTCCACTAAATACCTGCATCAAGCACAGCAGAACAGCCGCTACGCCAAGAGCTCTTAGCTCGGGGTAATCCTTATGTTTCCAAAAAGCTAAATGTCCAAGCACCGCGGTAAGAATAAATAAGATCAAAGCCGCAATCCGGTGTGTAAAAACAATACCGACTCCCCCGGAAAGCTCAGGCACCCATTCACCGTTGCAGAGCGGCCAGCCAGAACATCCACCGCGTGAATCTGTATGACTAACAAAGGCTCCAATATAAACGACAACATAGGAATATAAGGCCGTAAAACAGGTTAAATTGCGGAAAGCTTTGCTAACAGGCTTCTTCTGAATCTCCATCTTTTGATCGTAATCATAATCGCCTGCTTCATGCCGTCTTTTTGTTCCAAGTGCAAGCATCAGAGAACTAGAAAAAGCGATCAAGGAAAAACCCATATGCAGTGCCATCACAGCAGCAGATTGGGATTTAATTACTGCAAGCGCTCCCATACCACCTTGTACAATTACAAACAACAAAGTCATAAATGCATAGACCAACAAGTCCCGGCGATTTCGCGCATAACGCCAAAAAGCAAACATCGAAGCAAGTGACAATAAACCAGCCAATCCGCTAAACAAACGATGAGTGTATTCAATCATCGAACCTACAGTATAAGCAGGAATTAATTTGCCATGACAGAGCGGCCATTCATTTCCGCATTCCAATCCCGATCCAGTCTTCGTTACTACTGCTCCCCCTAGTACGGCTAGGAACATGATAAGGCAAGTAAGATAACTAAGCCATTTCAACTGATTTGTCGTCAAAAAATATCACCCGCAGTTTTTAGTAATGAAGAAGCATTTTAAAAAAACCACCGCTTTTGCTCAAACAGGCGAAAGCGGTGGTTTTCCGGAATTACTGTTGAAGACTTTGATGCACTTGAACCGCTTTATCCAGGAAATTCTCAATTTCCTCGCGGGATTTACGTAATTTATTAACGAATCTAACCAATTCACGTCCATCGGAATACGCGACGAAGCTTGGAATCCCCATAATATTTTGTTCCTGACTAACATCACCTACAGCATCAACGTCAACCTCAACCAGCGTTAAACGATCTGCATAGGCTTGCTCTACCTCAGGGATAAAAGGATCGATAAACTTACAATCCGAGCACCAGTCCGCCTTGAAGATGGCTACTGTTAAGCGTGGAGATTGAATGGCTACCTGAAATTCACCAGGAGAACTTATTTTGTCCATAGTTTGTTCCGTCCTTTCTTCCATATCTGTCAAATTTCTATTCTTTAAGTGAAGCAAAATGTCATGCAGAAGTCAAACCTATTCTCTCATACGAACACGCGCAGGCTGTAATTTCATCAGCGGATTCAACAATTTTTGCAGTGCACGCGGATAACTGGAGATTTCCTGTTTAGTAAGCACGCCCAGTACAATTAGCAATACCAGGTAAATAACAACAACTGCAGCCCCTACAACAAGACAAGTGATCAGAAACGCCAGACGTGCAGGCATTAGATCCGTTAACAGAATTCCAGCTTGGTTCAAACCAAAACCAATACCTCCGGACACAAGAACCGCAATTCCAAAGCCGCCCCACCGTTTACCCATAATTTCGAAAGGTACAATGGATTTTAGCATTCGTAAATTAAGAATAGTAATGACTACGAAACAAAGTGCTGTTGCGCCGATAATCCCGTATATCCCAAATACCTTACTTAGTAAGAAGCTTGCTACTAATTTAACAATAATACCCACTAGCACATAATACATTGAAATGCGTGATTTGCCCATACCGAGCAAGATGGAGTTCGTTGTCATCATGGTGATCTGAAAGATCGTTCCAATCGTAAGCATCGCCACAATTCCGCTTCCGTCCAAGCTGCTGAACAATAACCCGTTTACAGAATAGGCTGCTGCCACAAGTGCCAACACAATTGGCATCCCTGTCAGAATAGAAATCCGCAAAGCAAGTGTAATTTGCTTCTTCAAGTGTCCCTCATCACGACGGGCATAAGCAGCTGAAATGATCGGAATCAGCGAGGTACCTAGCGCAATGGCTAGAACCGGTGGAATTCCGGCCACACTTTGAGCACGTGTGGTTAGTATACCCAAAGCTGCTGTTGCACTCTCTCTACCCATCTGATCAATAAGCAGCGGTACAGCCAAAGAAGTATCAATTACATTCACTACTGGAATCGTAAGTGAGGAGAGCACGATCGGAATCGATAGTGTGAAAATATCTTTGTAAATTCCCCAAATCGGCAATTTTTGAGTGGTATTGTAATTTAATCCTTGCTGTTTATCCTCTCGGCGCAGCTTGATTGCAAAATAAATCATGACACCAAATGCTGCAATACTACCAATTACGCTACCGAAGGATGCTCCCGCAGCTATAGTTGTATTGTTATATCCCTGCTGTAATAGAATATAAGCTAGTAAAATAGCGACTAGTACGCGAGCGAACTGCTCTACAATCTGTGAAATACCACCAGCCATCATATTGTTACGCCCTTGAAAATATCCACGCATCATGGCAATTGCCGGAAAAAGTAAAAGCGCAGGTGCAATAGCCCTAACTGCCATCGC
This Paenibacillus sp. FSL R5-0345 DNA region includes the following protein-coding sequences:
- a CDS encoding NAD(P)/FAD-dependent oxidoreductase; amino-acid sequence: MRTLLVLGGGYGGLALIQELLNNHLPQDIEIILIDRMPYQGIKTEYYALAAGTVTDYHLRIQFPVHPRLTIRYGEVSSIDLDSKIVTMEPDETVSYDILAIALGCTDNYHNIPGADQYTCSIQTFAGTRETYQRLNDVKPYGTINIVGGGLSGVELAAELRESRPDLNIAILDRGERVLSAFPAKLSQYVEEWFHHHQVQTLGRVSVSHVEKDALFNGTEEILSDVTVWTAGIQPVKVVQELTVPKDRGGRIILDEYYRIPDYPEVYVIGDCASLPFAPSAQAAGAQGEQVAQVIQALWRGETPKLHAIRLKGTLGSLGKKAGFGLMGQRSVKGRVPRILKSGVLWMSKRTLG
- a CDS encoding YuzB family protein, which gives rise to MRPIIEFCASNMGHGTDKLMHKLEENPDYDVIEYGCLNNCGECYLTPFAMVEGDIVAADTVDELEEKISAKIKELEAWFNIDLD
- a CDS encoding NifU family protein encodes the protein MSENAQSTEMYDEVLEVLDKLRPFLQRDGGDVELVDVEDGIVKLKLMGACGSCPSSTITLKAGIERALLEEVEGVQEVMQVF
- a CDS encoding MetQ/NlpA family ABC transporter substrate-binding protein, which gives rise to MKKLLLTFFSLTLVVVLAACGNNNNASNSAATSAPDNGAANGSTTEPVKLVVGASPVPHAEILKAIAPLLEAQGITLEIKEFTDYVQPNVQLSEKNLDANFFQHQPYLDDQNQKNGSDLVSVTAVHVEPFGAYSKKIKSIDELADGAKVAIPNDATNGGRALILLAKNGLISLKDDTNITSTQADITENKKNLKIIELDAAMLGRQLDEVDLALINTNYALEADLVPTKDALFIEGTDSPYANILVARPDNKDSDAIKKLAAALNSPEAKAFIEEQYKGSIIPAF
- a CDS encoding methionine ABC transporter permease — its product is MNFADLNWQEMMDATVATLQMLIFSGMFTIILGLPLGILLYLWGRSNSIVIRVIYSVLSFVVNILRSVPFIILMVALIPFSKAVVGTSIGVLGTIPPLVIGAAPFFARLVETALREVDRGVIEAAQGMGASTNQIVLRVLLPEARPGLLAGVTITLVTLVSYTAMSGMVGGGGLGDLAIRYGYYRYEKEVMIISVVLMVILVQLLQMAGDRLVRHFTRK
- a CDS encoding methionine ABC transporter ATP-binding protein, with product MINLKGITKVYGKGSHAATALSGLNLSIEKGEIFGVIGHSGAGKSTLIRCINLLERPTEGEVWVDGIELTKLTQGQLQEQRRKIGMIFQHFNLLSSATVYDNIAFPLRLTGTSRAAIDTKVKDLLALVGLEEHRDKYPSQLSGGQKQRVGIARALASDPDVLLCDEATSALDPQTTDSILKLLLDINKRFHLTIVLITHEMHVIQSICDRVAVIHGGGIVEQGKVTEVFLKPQHEVTRDFIRSESQNEGPLRTALDAAAGDNSQAVKITFFGEKTYGSALSNVVRETGVSFAILHGTISTIKDVPYGQMIVRFEGPAEAIAVTIAELTAQGLEVEVIS
- a CDS encoding Cthe_2314 family HEPN domain-containing protein codes for the protein MLRVILGEPPRKNSGVLADAMENMATFAALLRKEMNAHEDNDHEYRKLEIWTRGLISSLDELEQSWFAAAFYRKSVIAGYMDDMSPVEQGDYARYVYFYKDGFIRVFSLLDKLGTVLNHFYDLKTSKLKTHFSYFTVLRQLQLLNVHPALADQLEQIKNSYRDPLENLRKRRNAEIHYMNSEMQDDLWQRHQGLHDKIQLEDLDSHLEDLKQSLEMNCKTLIAAYSYSNEQLRKEISKPNRVKS
- a CDS encoding COX15/CtaA family protein, producing the protein MTTNQLKWLSYLTCLIMFLAVLGGAVVTKTGSGLECGNEWPLCHGKLIPAYTVGSMIEYTHRLFSGLAGLLSLASMFAFWRYARNRRDLLVYAFMTLLFVIVQGGMGALAVIKSQSAAVMALHMGFSLIAFSSSLMLALGTKRRHEAGDYDYDQKMEIQKKPVSKAFRNLTCFTALYSYVVVYIGAFVSHTDSRGGCSGWPLCNGEWVPELSGGVGIVFTHRIAALILFILTAVLGHLAFWKHKDYPELRALGVAAVLLCLMQVFSGAAVVYTLDNERLYIFAALAHILLIACLFGVLCYMSVRVWQLSSARNVVVEKNPTNPMTPL
- a CDS encoding thioredoxin family protein, which translates into the protein MDKISSPGEFQVAIQSPRLTVAIFKADWCSDCKFIDPFIPEVEQAYADRLTLVEVDVDAVGDVSQEQNIMGIPSFVAYSDGRELVRFVNKLRKSREEIENFLDKAVQVHQSLQQ
- a CDS encoding putative polysaccharide biosynthesis protein: MSKKESFVKGTLILAAAALVARVLGLVQRVPLDHIFDDVGRASFGVSNNIYLMLLTVATAGIPSTLSKMVSERYALNRPEEARQVYHAALLFSVAAGVIMTALLYIGAPFYATHIADVPESAMAVRAIAPALLLFPAIAMMRGYFQGRNNMMAGGISQIVEQFARVLVAILLAYILLQQGYNNTTIAAGASFGSVIGSIAAFGVMIYFAIKLRREDKQQGLNYNTTQKLPIWGIYKDIFTLSIPIVLSSLTIPVVNVIDTSLAVPLLIDQMGRESATAALGILTTRAQSVAGIPPVLAIALGTSLIPIISAAYARRDEGHLKKQITLALRISILTGMPIVLALVAAAYSVNGLLFSSLDGSGIVAMLTIGTIFQITMMTTNSILLGMGKSRISMYYVLVGIIVKLVASFLLSKVFGIYGIIGATALCFVVITILNLRMLKSIVPFEIMGKRWGGFGIAVLVSGGIGFGLNQAGILLTDLMPARLAFLITCLVVGAAVVVIYLVLLIVLGVLTKQEISSYPRALQKLLNPLMKLQPARVRMRE